The genomic stretch TAAGTGTGGAATAGCCATGATCCTGGCAGTGCTTGATGAATACAAAGAAAGTGGGGACGCACATGCCCCTCTGGAGATCGTGTTTACAGTAAGTGAGGAAATCGGACTTCTGGGAGCAAAAGCTCTTGATCTATCCAGATTAAAATCAAAAAGAGGTTATGTCCTTGATGGTAATAAAATCGGGGAAGTGGTGAAAGCGTCACCTAATCAAGCTGACTGGAAGGCAATCATCAGAGGGAAAAGTGCGCATGCCGGAGTAGAACCGGAAAAAGGTAATAATGCGATCAGAGCTGCAGCAGCTGCGATACTGGCTATCAAAGATGGCAGAATAGATGAAGAAACTACCATGAACTGCGGAAAGATTTGTGGAGGAATAGCAACGAATATCGTCTGTGATGAAGTGAAAATTGCCGGTGAGATCAGAAGCCATAATGAAAATAAGCTGTTTAATCTGGGCGAAGAAGTCAAGGAGCAGTTTCAGGCTACAACCCGTGAATATAAATGCACCCTGGAATTTGACCTGAATATCTCGTTCCAATCAACAATGATAGATGAAAACGATGAACTGGTGAAGCTAAGCGAGCAGGCATTTAAGGCGACCGGGATTACTCAGAAGCTGGTTATTAATGGTGGAGGAAGTGATGCGAATGTGTTTTCCCGCAAAGGCTTACAGGGAATCGTTGTGGGAATGGGGATGCAGAAAATACACTCAATAAACGAATACATTATGTTAGATGACCTTAAACGGGGCAGAATCTGGTTGAAAAATGTAATAGAATTGTGGAGCAGAAGATGATCAAACTGGCAATAATTGGATATGGTCAAATGGGTAAAATGATCGAGAAGCTGGCAGCCAGCTATGATCTTGAAGTAGTAAGCAGGATAGACCCCCGTCTGGGTACTGAAATATGCCATAAAGATTTGAATGAGGCAGAAATCGCAGTGGAATTTACTCAACCGGATACAGCTTATAGCAATATCTGCAAATGTATGGAACTGGGTGTAAAAGTAGTGAGTGGCACCACCGGCTGGCATGAGCATCTGCCGGAACTGAGGAAATTTGTATCAGATATGGGTGGCAGTGTAGTTTATGGTTCAAATTTCTCACCCGGGATGAATAAATTTTATGAAATAGTGCGTGCAGCGGCGCAAATTATGAAAGATATGAAAGATTATGATGTGTATGGCTATGAAATGCACCATAAATATAAAAAGGATAGTCCATCCGGCACAGCCAGAAATCTGGCAAAGATATTGATCGATGAACTGCCGCAGAAAGATAAGGTCATCTATGACAATCTGCAGCGGATAAAAGCTGATGATGAGCTGCATTTTGCCAGTGTGCGGGGAGGGAATATCCCTGGAGAACATCGCATTGGTTTTGATAGTGAATATGACAGCATTGAATTGCGTCACACAGCTCGCAGCAGGGAAGGGCTGGCAGCAGGAGCATTAATGGCTGCAGTGTGGTTGAGCAATAAGCAGGGTTTATTTGATTTCAGTGAAGTTTTAGCTGGGAGAAATAGAGATGAAGCTTGAATTTATCAAAATGACCGCTCAGGGAAATGATTACGTTTATATTGATAAACGTAAAACAGCGCTTAACGGTGTTGATATAAAAGATCTGGTGATCAAATTAAGTGACCGCCATTTTGGGATTGGCAGCGATGGAGTAGTATTTTTGCATGAAAGTTCTGAAGCTGACCTTAGAATGGAGATGTATAATGCAGATGGCAGCCGTGGCAAGATGTGCGGAAGTGCCCTAAGGTCACTGATATATCTGCTTTCAAAGGAAACGAACCAGCATGAATATACAGTAGCTACAGATAGTGGTATTCGCAAGGGCTGGCTTAAAAGCGCTGCTGGAATGGTGAAAGTGGAAATGGGAAAAGTCATGGAATATAATCAGATCGAGGATGAAGATGATTTTATCTATCTGGTGGACGTTGGAAATCGTCATG from Candidatus Stygibacter australis encodes the following:
- the dapB gene encoding 4-hydroxy-tetrahydrodipicolinate reductase, with protein sequence MIKLAIIGYGQMGKMIEKLAASYDLEVVSRIDPRLGTEICHKDLNEAEIAVEFTQPDTAYSNICKCMELGVKVVSGTTGWHEHLPELRKFVSDMGGSVVYGSNFSPGMNKFYEIVRAAAQIMKDMKDYDVYGYEMHHKYKKDSPSGTARNLAKILIDELPQKDKVIYDNLQRIKADDELHFASVRGGNIPGEHRIGFDSEYDSIELRHTARSREGLAAGALMAAVWLSNKQGLFDFSEVLAGRNRDEA
- a CDS encoding M20/M25/M40 family metallo-hydrolase; this encodes MSRSVLDYFIELVQIDSESLYEGAIALGLKTELERLGAEVYIDKAGEVTGGEIGNLIGWLPGNKDLEPLFLCAHMDTVQPGKGVKPVIDGDIIRSESNTILGADDKCGIAMILAVLDEYKESGDAHAPLEIVFTVSEEIGLLGAKALDLSRLKSKRGYVLDGNKIGEVVKASPNQADWKAIIRGKSAHAGVEPEKGNNAIRAAAAAILAIKDGRIDEETTMNCGKICGGIATNIVCDEVKIAGEIRSHNENKLFNLGEEVKEQFQATTREYKCTLEFDLNISFQSTMIDENDELVKLSEQAFKATGITQKLVINGGGSDANVFSRKGLQGIVVGMGMQKIHSINEYIMLDDLKRGRIWLKNVIELWSRR
- the dapF gene encoding diaminopimelate epimerase — encoded protein: MKLEFIKMTAQGNDYVYIDKRKTALNGVDIKDLVIKLSDRHFGIGSDGVVFLHESSEADLRMEMYNADGSRGKMCGSALRSLIYLLSKETNQHEYTVATDSGIRKGWLKSAAGMVKVEMGKVMEYNQIEDEDDFIYLVDVGNRHAVKIFDDIDEMNFLEEIKRQENFLEDRAINHEFVEITGGDS